One stretch of Nycticebus coucang isolate mNycCou1 chromosome 7, mNycCou1.pri, whole genome shotgun sequence DNA includes these proteins:
- the C1QL2 gene encoding complement C1q-like protein 2 — MALGLLIAVPLLLQAAPPGAAHYEMMGTCRMICDPYSAAPGGGPAGAKAPPPGPSTAALEVMQDLSANPPPPFIQGPKGDPGRPGKPGPRGPPGEPGPPGPRGPPGEKGDSGRPGLPGLQLTAGAAGGVGVVGGGAGGGGGDSEGEVTSALSAAFGGPKIAFYVGLKSPHEGYEVLKFDDVVTNLGNHYDPTTGKFSCQVRGIYFFTYHILMRGGDGTSMWADLCKNGQVRASAIAQDADQNYDYASNSVVLHLDSGDEVYVKLDGGKAHGGNNNKYSTFSGFLLYPD; from the exons ATGGCGCTCGGGCTGCTCATCGCGGTGCCGCTGCTGCTGCAGGCGGCGCCCCCCGGCGCGGCGCACTATGAGATGATGGGCACCTGCCGCATGATCTGCGACCCGTACAGTGCCGCGCCCGGAGGGGGACCCGCAGGCGCCAAGGCCCCGCCGCCCGGACCCAGCACGGCTGCCCTGGAAGTCATGCAGGACCTCAGCGCTAACCCTCCGCCTCCCTTTATCCAGGGACCCAAGGGCGACCCGGGGAGACCGGGCAAACCAGGGCCGCGGGGTCCCCCTGGAGAGCCGGGCCCTCCCGGACCCAGGGGTCCTCCCGGGGAGAAGGGCGACTCAGGGCGGCCCGGGTTGCCGGGGCTGCAGCTGACTGCCGGTGCGGCCGGCGGCGTCGGGGTGGTGGGTGGCGGAGCCGGGGGCGGTGGCGGCGACTCCGAAGGCGAAGTGACCAGTGCTCTGAGCGCCGCTTTCGGCGGCCCCAAGATCGCCTTCTACGTGGGTCTCAAGAGCCCCCACGAAGGCTACGAGGTGCTTAAGTTCGACGACGTGGTCACCAATCTTGGCAATCACTACGATCCCACGACCGGCAAGTTCAGCTGCCAGGTGCGAGGCATCTACTTCTTCACCTATCACATCCTCATGCGTGGCGGCGATGGCACCAGCATGTGGGCGGACCTCTGCAAGAACGGGCAG GTCCGGGCCAGCGCCATCGCGCAGGACGCCGACCAGAACTACGACTACGCCAGTAACAGCGTGGTGCTGCACCTCGACTCCGGGGACGAAGTGTACGTGAAACTGGACGGTGGGAAGGCACACGGAGGCAACAACAACAAGTACAGCACGTTCTCGGGCTTTCTTCTGTACCCGGATTAG